One genomic region from Leptolyngbyaceae cyanobacterium JSC-12 encodes:
- a CDS encoding protein of unknown function DUF1830 (IMG reference gene:2510094487~PFAM: Domain of unknown function (DUF1830)), which produces MSPAFQPIASSEPILCFYINRTSHTQVGRITITNVSNSLIERVIRPGESFLFEADVEAWLEVHLLTSARSILLKTLPCSDLRVSNELIDNLLRWLS; this is translated from the coding sequence ATGTCTCCTGCTTTTCAGCCTATTGCCTCTTCTGAACCAATTCTTTGCTTCTATATCAATCGAACAAGTCATACTCAAGTTGGACGAATTACCATTACCAATGTTTCAAATTCCTTGATTGAACGAGTAATTCGACCGGGCGAGTCATTTTTGTTTGAAGCAGACGTTGAAGCATGGCTAGAAGTTCACTTGCTAACTTCTGCCCGATCTATTTTGTTAAAAACTCTACCGTGTAGTGACCTAAGAGTAAGTAATGAGTTGATTGATAACTTGTTGCGGTGGCTTTCTTAG
- a CDS encoding putative membrane protein (IMG reference gene:2510094488~PFAM: Domain of unknown function DUF), translated as MTKNTDPNRQRDHQANERTFLAWLRTAVSLIAFGFAIARFGLFTRQLEAAFTNKSPSIHPLFNSENLGLVLVVCGIGSMAVAIWRYNQVYQQIEQQDFRPDRFVVWVMGAIVMALGVLSIPLLIGREGQPSSHRPTLGNPPESKRK; from the coding sequence ATGACTAAGAATACTGACCCTAACCGTCAGCGAGACCATCAAGCGAATGAACGAACTTTTCTTGCCTGGTTACGAACTGCAGTCTCACTCATTGCGTTTGGGTTTGCGATCGCTCGTTTTGGGCTGTTTACCCGTCAGCTTGAAGCTGCTTTCACAAATAAATCTCCATCTATCCATCCGCTATTTAACTCAGAAAATCTTGGGCTAGTTTTAGTTGTATGTGGGATTGGGTCAATGGCAGTTGCAATCTGGCGATATAATCAGGTTTATCAACAAATTGAGCAACAAGACTTTCGCCCAGATCGGTTTGTGGTCTGGGTTATGGGTGCGATCGTCATGGCATTGGGGGTACTGAGTATTCCGTTACTAATCGGACGGGAAGGACAACCCTCCAGCCATCGCCCTACTCTCGGAAATCCCCCAGAATCTAAACGAAAATAA
- a CDS encoding putative extracellular nuclease (IMG reference gene:2510094489~PFAM: Endonuclease/Exonuclease/phosphatase family), producing MNLKKFKVGTFNVYNLVLPNVVYYDNRRYSTEIFAKKKAWIAKQLICMNADIVGFQEIFHVEALQQTLEESNLYPNAKVVAPVRTGEGPTVALVSRFPVLRHRVYEVFPTEARLTIEDTIMPIHRFSRAVLAVDVALTSDIECTIFVVHLKSKRPIFPDNVDRNDPLEKAKGQARALIQRTGEAIALRVILMEFLKNRNYPVILMGDINDGGSAVTSQIMSGEPPFRRIPFEQKQKTWDVLLYNVKDIQARQSYGDYYYTYIHNGHYESLDHIMVSQEFVAENPYRIGNVDYVSVLNDHLLDDTLSGDEVKPWQSDHGQVTASIELRR from the coding sequence ATGAATCTGAAGAAATTCAAGGTTGGTACGTTCAATGTTTATAACCTAGTGCTGCCTAATGTCGTATATTACGACAATCGTCGGTACTCAACAGAAATCTTTGCGAAGAAAAAAGCCTGGATTGCCAAACAGCTCATTTGTATGAATGCGGATATCGTTGGCTTTCAAGAGATCTTCCATGTAGAGGCTTTACAGCAGACTTTAGAAGAAAGCAACCTATATCCCAATGCGAAAGTTGTGGCTCCAGTTCGCACAGGTGAAGGACCAACAGTAGCGCTGGTGTCTCGCTTTCCAGTTTTACGACATCGTGTCTATGAAGTATTTCCGACGGAAGCAAGGTTAACAATTGAAGACACTATCATGCCAATCCATCGATTTTCCAGAGCTGTATTAGCCGTCGATGTGGCATTAACCAGTGACATTGAATGCACTATTTTTGTCGTTCACCTTAAATCTAAACGTCCTATTTTTCCAGATAATGTAGACCGTAATGATCCTCTGGAAAAGGCTAAGGGACAGGCACGGGCACTGATTCAACGAACGGGAGAGGCGATCGCGCTGCGAGTAATCTTGATGGAGTTTTTGAAGAATCGCAATTACCCAGTGATTCTCATGGGTGATATCAACGATGGAGGATCAGCCGTCACTTCTCAAATCATGTCCGGTGAGCCGCCGTTTCGTAGAATTCCCTTTGAACAAAAACAGAAAACTTGGGACGTATTGCTATATAACGTCAAAGATATCCAGGCTCGACAGAGTTACGGCGACTACTACTACACTTATATCCACAACGGTCATTACGAAAGTCTGGACCACATCATGGTTAGCCAGGAATTTGTTGCCGAAAACCCCTACCGCATCGGCAACGTGGATTATGTTTCTGTGCTAAACGATCATCTGCTAGACGATACGCTGAGCGGAGATGAAGTGAAGCCCTGGCAATCGGATCATGGGCAAGTAACTGCCTCGATTGAGTTACGCCGTTAA
- a CDS encoding sulfate/thiosulfate-binding protein (IMG reference gene:2510094490~TIGRFAM: sulfate/thiosulfate-binding protein), with translation MIRWQSLQEQWAHLITALSNRLRLRSLRGFVSLLLVGTVLSFAAAACSGGNTTSTNANSSGANPAATQKQDVELTLVAYAVPKAAHDAIIPKFQEKWKAEKGQNVTFNQSYGGSGSQTRAIIDGLEADVVHLAIGADVDKLVKAGFVNNNWTQRVPNKGIVGETVAAIITREGNPKNIKTFEDLTRSDVKWVTADPKTSGGARWNYFALWNYAKQQGADDAKALEFVTNAYKNVAVLAKDARESTDAFAKQGQGDALVNYENEVILAQQKGQKLDYVIPDINISIDTPTTVVDKNVDRHGTREVAEAFVEYLFTPEAQREFAKVGFRPLGDLGKEKEFVEKFAPVKQLGRIDEFGGWTEAQKVFEDGGQFDQIRAQLAKS, from the coding sequence ATGATTCGGTGGCAATCACTCCAGGAGCAATGGGCACACCTCATCACAGCCTTAAGCAATCGGCTAAGGCTGCGCTCACTTAGAGGTTTTGTCTCACTCCTTTTAGTAGGGACGGTGTTAAGTTTCGCAGCAGCAGCCTGCTCTGGTGGAAATACCACTTCCACGAATGCCAATTCCTCAGGTGCCAATCCTGCCGCTACCCAAAAGCAGGATGTAGAGCTTACTTTAGTCGCTTATGCAGTGCCTAAAGCAGCACATGATGCTATTATTCCAAAGTTTCAGGAGAAGTGGAAAGCAGAGAAGGGGCAAAATGTCACCTTTAATCAAAGCTATGGCGGTTCTGGTTCCCAAACTCGCGCCATTATTGATGGGTTAGAAGCGGATGTGGTACACTTGGCGATCGGAGCAGATGTTGACAAACTGGTGAAAGCTGGGTTTGTGAATAATAACTGGACGCAGCGAGTTCCTAACAAGGGAATTGTGGGAGAGACAGTCGCTGCCATCATTACACGAGAAGGCAACCCTAAGAACATCAAAACATTTGAGGATTTAACCAGATCAGATGTGAAGTGGGTCACGGCTGACCCAAAAACCTCTGGAGGTGCCCGTTGGAACTACTTTGCACTATGGAACTATGCCAAACAACAGGGAGCCGATGATGCCAAAGCCTTAGAGTTTGTCACGAATGCTTACAAAAATGTGGCAGTTTTAGCCAAAGATGCACGAGAATCAACCGATGCCTTTGCGAAACAAGGACAGGGAGATGCTCTGGTGAACTACGAAAATGAAGTTATTCTGGCCCAACAGAAGGGGCAAAAACTGGACTATGTCATCCCGGATATCAACATCTCCATCGATACACCAACTACGGTTGTTGACAAGAATGTGGACAGGCATGGTACACGGGAAGTAGCTGAAGCTTTTGTTGAGTATTTGTTCACGCCAGAAGCTCAGCGAGAGTTTGCCAAAGTCGGATTCCGTCCATTAGGGGATTTAGGCAAGGAGAAAGAGTTTGTCGAGAAGTTTGCACCCGTGAAGCAACTGGGTCGAATCGATGAATTTGGCGGTTGGACGGAGGCTCAGAAAGTGTTTGAAGATGGAGGGCAATTTGATCAAATCCGCGCTCAACTTGCCAAATCATAG
- a CDS encoding sulfate ABC transporter, permease protein CysT (IMG reference gene:2510094491~PFAM: Binding-protein-dependent transport system inner membrane component~TIGRFAM: sulfate ABC transporter, permease protein; sulfate ABC transporter, permease protein CysT), which produces MATAQNLSRSSGNSLWKVFWHSLIHMPWTWRIMFGYLAFMLVLPTAAMLSKSLTIGPAEFWRIATSPLALSTYDVTFTTSLVASLINGVFGLLIAWVLVRYTFPFKKLIDASIDLPFALPTAVAGLTLATVYSENGWIGALFAPLGIKIAFTRLGVGVAMMFISFPFVVRTVQPVLMQMERETEEAAWCLGASSWQTFWRVLLPPLFPAILTGIALGFSRAVGEFGSTVIISSNTPFKDLIAPILIFQRLEQYDYAGATVIGMVLLMISLLMLLLINFIQAWGKRYD; this is translated from the coding sequence ATGGCTACTGCTCAAAACCTTTCTCGCTCTTCAGGTAACTCGCTCTGGAAAGTTTTTTGGCACTCTCTAATTCACATGCCCTGGACCTGGCGCATCATGTTTGGATATCTGGCATTCATGCTGGTTTTGCCAACTGCTGCGATGTTGTCCAAGTCGCTGACTATTGGTCCAGCGGAATTCTGGCGGATTGCAACCAGTCCTCTGGCTCTTTCAACCTACGATGTTACCTTTACGACTTCATTAGTTGCATCTCTGATTAACGGGGTCTTTGGACTGCTAATTGCCTGGGTTTTAGTCCGATATACGTTTCCATTCAAAAAGTTAATTGATGCGTCGATCGACCTGCCCTTTGCGCTCCCAACAGCGGTTGCAGGTTTAACTCTGGCAACAGTTTACAGCGAGAACGGTTGGATTGGGGCATTGTTTGCACCTCTGGGCATCAAGATTGCCTTTACTCGACTGGGGGTTGGGGTCGCGATGATGTTTATTTCGTTCCCCTTTGTAGTGCGCACGGTGCAACCTGTGCTAATGCAAATGGAGCGAGAAACTGAGGAGGCAGCCTGGTGTCTGGGTGCATCGTCCTGGCAAACTTTCTGGCGTGTACTGTTACCTCCCTTGTTCCCAGCTATTTTGACTGGTATTGCTCTAGGGTTTTCTCGTGCAGTGGGTGAATTTGGCTCTACGGTGATTATTTCGTCTAATACACCATTTAAGGACTTAATTGCACCTATTTTGATTTTCCAGCGCCTAGAGCAGTATGACTATGCGGGTGCAACTGTGATTGGGATGGTGCTGTTAATGATTTCTTTGTTGATGTTGCTGTTAATTAACTTTATTCAAGCTTGGGGGAAACGGTATGACTAA
- a CDS encoding sulfate ABC transporter, permease protein CysW (IMG reference gene:2510094492~PFAM: Binding-protein-dependent transport system inner membrane component~TIGRFAM: sulfate ABC transporter, permease protein CysW; sulfate ABC transporter, permease protein) — MQPLNLPPRDRPVPQTSWIPVVLVTITLIFLALILYIPAINVFYQAFNKGFGPFLHNLSEPNFQSAVRMTLVLAAIAVPINTIFGLCAAWSLANKRFRGRTLLLSIIDLPFAISPVVAGLMIMLLYGRQGWFGEWLLEHNIKIVFALPAMVLATAFVSMPFVAREVIPVLEEEGTDQEEAAYTLGASPWQTFWRITVPNIRWGLLYGILLTNARAMGEFGAVSVVSGNIAGKTQSLPLFVEEAYKNYDTEAAYSAAVLLALLAVVTLVLKEILERRTGGHLKKTH, encoded by the coding sequence ATGCAGCCGCTCAACTTGCCACCGCGTGATAGACCAGTGCCTCAGACAAGTTGGATTCCGGTTGTATTGGTTACAATCACGCTCATTTTTCTGGCGTTGATTCTTTACATTCCTGCTATCAATGTATTCTATCAAGCCTTCAACAAGGGGTTTGGGCCATTTCTGCATAATCTGAGTGAACCGAATTTTCAATCTGCAGTGCGAATGACGTTGGTGTTGGCTGCGATCGCGGTACCCATCAATACCATCTTTGGGTTGTGTGCAGCCTGGTCATTGGCAAACAAGCGATTTCGTGGTCGGACCTTACTACTAAGCATCATTGATCTACCGTTTGCTATTTCGCCCGTTGTTGCAGGTTTGATGATTATGTTGCTCTATGGGCGGCAAGGCTGGTTTGGCGAATGGCTGTTAGAGCATAACATCAAGATTGTGTTTGCCCTTCCAGCCATGGTTTTAGCAACTGCTTTTGTCAGTATGCCGTTTGTTGCTCGCGAAGTTATTCCCGTATTGGAAGAAGAAGGAACTGATCAGGAGGAGGCTGCTTACACATTGGGGGCAAGTCCCTGGCAGACATTTTGGCGGATTACAGTACCTAATATTCGTTGGGGCTTACTCTACGGCATTTTGTTAACCAATGCACGGGCAATGGGAGAGTTTGGGGCTGTCTCTGTAGTATCAGGAAATATTGCAGGCAAAACTCAAAGTTTGCCCTTGTTTGTGGAAGAAGCTTATAAAAATTACGATACAGAAGCTGCTTATTCAGCCGCAGTATTGCTGGCGTTATTAGCAGTCGTGACTCTGGTGTTGAAGGAGATTTTGGAACGTCGGACAGGTGGACATCTGAAGAAAACGCACTAG
- a CDS encoding short-chain dehydrogenase of unknown substrate specificity (IMG reference gene:2510094494~PFAM: short chain dehydrogenase), with protein sequence MEMRGKTALITGASRGIGREIALAFAKAGVARLLLVARHPQRLADIAADITTLGVEAIPLAIDLSQPTDVSIAIAQAWRDYGPIDVLVNCAGVAHQASFLQMRLSQVQEEISTNLVGMYTVTRLVARRMVAQGGGTIVNVSSLMGKLAAPTMATYSATKFAIVGFTQALRCELAGHNIRVVALLPSLTDTDMARHLQWFRWVIPVSPEQVAKALMAGLAKGSTEILVGWQSHVAIWCNRIAPWLMERVVMLTAPLPNKRSALYSFGQKA encoded by the coding sequence ATGGAGATGCGTGGAAAAACAGCTCTGATTACAGGAGCGTCCCGTGGCATTGGGCGTGAGATTGCTCTTGCATTTGCGAAAGCGGGAGTTGCGCGACTCTTATTAGTTGCTCGGCATCCTCAACGGCTGGCAGATATTGCCGCCGATATTACAACTCTGGGAGTTGAAGCAATTCCCTTAGCAATTGATTTAAGTCAACCAACCGACGTTAGCATTGCGATCGCTCAAGCATGGCGCGACTATGGACCCATTGATGTCTTAGTCAATTGCGCTGGAGTGGCGCATCAGGCATCTTTTTTACAGATGCGTTTATCGCAAGTGCAGGAAGAAATTTCAACAAACTTAGTTGGGATGTATACTGTAACTCGCTTAGTCGCACGCCGCATGGTTGCCCAAGGCGGTGGGACAATTGTGAATGTATCAAGTTTAATGGGGAAATTAGCGGCTCCCACTATGGCAACCTATTCAGCCACAAAGTTTGCGATCGTCGGATTTACTCAAGCCCTTCGATGCGAATTGGCAGGTCATAATATCCGAGTGGTGGCGCTGTTACCATCATTGACTGATACTGATATGGCGCGGCATTTGCAATGGTTTCGTTGGGTCATTCCCGTTTCTCCTGAGCAGGTTGCTAAAGCTCTAATGGCAGGATTAGCAAAGGGATCGACTGAGATTTTGGTAGGCTGGCAAAGCCATGTGGCAATCTGGTGCAATCGCATCGCTCCCTGGCTGATGGAACGAGTTGTGATGCTCACAGCCCCTCTACCGAACAAGCGCTCGGCTTTATATAGCTTTGGACAGAAAGCTTAG
- a CDS encoding hypothetical protein (IMG reference gene:2510094495): MPSLSPQNFPRSQNEIAQLLNSQQAPNDSAEIARLTEQLRAMHLENQQMQTQLQRMQQQLNERDRPLVPTRPIQSLTENANDYSTVVRLGFKALKWLFLGFPLLV, translated from the coding sequence ATGCCTTCATTAAGCCCCCAAAATTTTCCCCGTTCTCAGAACGAGATTGCTCAACTGCTGAACTCACAACAGGCACCGAATGATTCGGCAGAAATTGCCCGGTTGACTGAGCAGTTGAGGGCAATGCATTTGGAAAATCAACAAATGCAGACACAACTTCAAAGAATGCAACAACAACTCAATGAACGCGATCGCCCCCTCGTGCCAACCCGTCCTATCCAAAGTTTAACCGAAAATGCCAATGATTACAGCACAGTGGTTCGCCTGGGTTTCAAAGCCTTGAAGTGGTTATTCTTGGGTTTTCCATTGCTTGTGTAG
- a CDS encoding tetratricopeptide repeat protein,Archaeal ATPase (IMG reference gene:2510094496~PFAM: Archaeal ATPase; Tetratricopeptide repeat), producing the protein MGAEESLKLVDSLVFNATSEHLSDLRTAVFRGSWEGQTYDEIAERLGYAEAYVKEEGANLFRLLTEILGERVTKTNFRAALERYQTSLNASLPQPALDPNDPTRNGSKSNSTIATPTASEIDPNFIGREAAIAHLNELVAQGNRIILIQGEGGRGKTTLARKYFKTQGFDYYLELWMAAERRNITLVESVVEEWLRRDFNEEPGRDFGINLERLKRKLRSNDQRIGILIDNLESALDKHGKFIKEHRPYVDLLRALSDSSVRSITLITSRERLCESSVNVERYLLEGLDERAWRQFFKNRGLNSESPAIAAMCNAYGGNAKAMKIFSGVILQDFDGDVDAFWQDNNQDLLSEPELKDLVASQFDRLQNSNPEVYQLLCRLGCYRYQDVPHVSIEGLNCLLWDVPRDQRRSVIRTLQDRSLIEMQKGKYWLHPVIREEAIARLRQANTWELTNRAAAEYWMDSVQIVETVDDAIRILEAYYHYLEIQDYERACDVLTDVRNSRWGEGLPLGWLFYRLGLLQQMIAAITGVINNVTPDYRLGALYILLGYIYRLAGSLHQALNCHQEASQIAEQFDLDKLRIAAHFNRGLCLRDLGELEEAIAVFHTVISLAETDDDYQEYITYSLCCLAYLNSRIHNTEEAIQFANRAIAQLNTSTKITFWGKGYSLLFLGATYRNLGRLEDAFHYYQNTILLSEQNDFTQIRAKALHGIAQLHREKQNFETALAHHFEAIHLLDKIGAKCDLAEAYYQLGLTHQRMSDREKSTECLQQALRLFNEIQAPKQAQHVHHLLAGQATSNDSDNI; encoded by the coding sequence ATGGGTGCCGAAGAGAGCTTAAAACTGGTTGATTCGCTGGTCTTCAATGCTACGAGTGAACACTTAAGTGATTTGAGAACAGCCGTTTTTCGAGGTTCGTGGGAAGGACAGACCTATGACGAAATTGCTGAAAGGCTGGGCTATGCCGAAGCTTACGTCAAAGAAGAGGGGGCAAACTTGTTTAGGCTCCTTACTGAAATTTTGGGTGAGCGGGTCACCAAAACAAACTTTCGAGCAGCATTGGAACGATATCAAACCTCATTGAATGCAAGTTTGCCCCAACCTGCTTTAGACCCGAATGATCCCACCAGAAATGGCTCTAAGTCTAATTCCACGATCGCGACACCTACAGCCAGTGAGATCGATCCAAACTTCATTGGTCGAGAAGCTGCGATCGCCCACCTAAACGAGTTAGTTGCTCAGGGGAACCGCATCATTCTGATTCAAGGCGAAGGCGGACGCGGCAAAACCACCCTGGCACGCAAATACTTTAAAACACAAGGCTTTGATTATTATCTAGAACTGTGGATGGCAGCCGAACGGCGCAACATTACCCTGGTTGAAAGTGTAGTTGAAGAATGGCTCCGACGCGACTTCAACGAGGAACCAGGGCGCGACTTTGGGATTAACCTGGAGCGACTCAAACGCAAGCTTCGCAGTAACGATCAGCGGATTGGCATTTTGATCGACAATCTGGAATCTGCCCTTGACAAACATGGCAAATTTATTAAAGAGCACCGTCCCTATGTCGATTTGCTTCGAGCCTTGTCAGATTCCAGCGTGCGCTCCATAACTCTGATTACCAGCCGTGAACGGTTGTGTGAATCGAGTGTCAATGTTGAGCGCTACTTGCTTGAAGGACTGGATGAACGAGCATGGCGGCAGTTCTTCAAAAATCGTGGTCTCAATAGTGAATCCCCTGCGATCGCTGCCATGTGTAACGCCTATGGTGGCAACGCCAAAGCAATGAAAATCTTCAGCGGTGTCATTCTGCAAGATTTTGATGGGGATGTGGATGCCTTCTGGCAAGACAATAACCAAGACTTGCTGAGCGAACCCGAACTCAAAGATCTGGTTGCTAGCCAGTTTGATCGCCTGCAAAATTCCAACCCAGAAGTTTATCAATTACTATGTCGGTTAGGTTGTTATCGCTATCAGGATGTACCCCATGTCTCGATTGAAGGACTCAACTGTCTCCTTTGGGATGTGCCCCGAGACCAGCGCCGTTCAGTGATTCGCACCCTTCAAGACCGATCGCTGATCGAAATGCAAAAAGGCAAATACTGGCTGCATCCAGTGATTCGGGAAGAGGCGATCGCACGCCTGCGTCAGGCGAATACCTGGGAACTAACTAATCGCGCCGCGGCTGAATATTGGATGGACAGCGTCCAAATTGTTGAAACTGTGGATGATGCTATCCGAATTCTAGAAGCCTACTATCACTACCTGGAAATTCAGGATTATGAGCGTGCCTGTGATGTATTGACCGATGTTAGAAACAGCCGCTGGGGAGAGGGTTTACCACTGGGCTGGCTATTTTACCGCTTGGGATTACTGCAACAAATGATTGCGGCGATTACAGGCGTAATTAACAACGTTACACCTGATTATCGGTTAGGTGCACTGTATATTCTCCTCGGCTATATTTATCGCCTAGCAGGCAGTTTGCATCAAGCGTTGAACTGTCATCAGGAAGCCAGTCAGATTGCCGAACAATTTGATCTGGATAAACTGAGAATCGCCGCACACTTCAATCGGGGGCTTTGCTTGCGAGATCTGGGTGAACTGGAAGAGGCAATTGCCGTTTTCCATACCGTGATTTCCCTGGCAGAAACCGACGACGATTACCAGGAATACATCACCTATTCTCTCTGTTGTTTGGCGTATCTCAACTCGCGGATACACAATACTGAGGAAGCTATTCAATTTGCTAACCGAGCGATCGCTCAGCTTAATACATCCACCAAAATCACCTTTTGGGGGAAAGGCTACAGTCTGCTCTTCCTGGGTGCAACCTACCGTAACCTGGGTCGATTGGAGGATGCCTTTCACTACTACCAAAACACAATCCTGTTATCAGAACAAAACGACTTTACTCAGATTCGAGCCAAAGCACTGCATGGCATTGCTCAACTGCATCGAGAAAAACAAAACTTTGAAACGGCTCTTGCACACCATTTCGAAGCCATTCACCTGCTGGACAAAATCGGGGCAAAGTGTGATCTGGCAGAAGCCTATTATCAGTTAGGGTTAACGCATCAACGCATGAGCGATCGTGAAAAGAGTACAGAATGCCTGCAACAAGCCCTCCGCCTCTTCAACGAAATTCAGGCACCCAAACAAGCTCAACACGTACATCACCTTCTGGCAGGTCAGGCAACCTCTAACGATTCTGACAATATTTAA
- a CDS encoding transposase (IMG reference gene:2510094497~PFAM: Transposase IS200 like): MSEYIHKSHNVTVLLYHLVFPAKYRRAVFDEQVDEVLREVCLEIEKRYEIKFIEIGVDKDHVHFLVQSVPTYSVTKLVKMIKSLTAREVFRRCPQVKQKLWGGEFWSDGYFASTVGKHGDEGMIANYVKNQGNEYLKLHRDEQLTLF; this comes from the coding sequence ATGAGCGAGTACATCCACAAAAGTCATAACGTTACGGTTTTGCTATACCACCTTGTGTTTCCAGCAAAGTATCGGCGGGCTGTGTTTGATGAACAGGTCGATGAAGTTTTGCGAGAAGTTTGCCTGGAGATTGAGAAACGCTACGAGATTAAATTTATAGAAATCGGTGTAGACAAAGACCATGTGCACTTTTTAGTCCAATCGGTGCCGACATACAGCGTGACCAAATTGGTCAAAATGATCAAGAGTTTGACCGCAAGGGAAGTGTTTCGGCGTTGTCCTCAGGTGAAGCAAAAGCTATGGGGTGGAGAGTTTTGGAGTGATGGCTATTTTGCAAGTACAGTTGGGAAACACGGGGATGAAGGGATGATTGCGAACTACGTCAAAAATCAGGGTAACGAATATCTCAAGCTACACCGAGATGAGCAGCTTACTCTTTTTTGA
- a CDS encoding hypothetical protein (IMG reference gene:2510094498) has product MLDSSMIRLTWAVIEETQSTNLLSLTDTGLVRLLLQRISKRILLTGDEVCELYDYISSRTMLIRDIADSQFNCERPAPTPNDNPAQIAYHRVPLASA; this is encoded by the coding sequence ATGCTTGATTCATCAATGATCCGGTTAACGTGGGCAGTGATTGAAGAAACTCAAAGTACGAACTTGCTCTCACTGACTGATACAGGATTAGTTCGCTTACTTCTGCAACGAATCTCTAAAAGAATTTTACTAACTGGTGATGAAGTATGCGAACTATACGACTACATTAGTTCTAGAACAATGCTAATTCGAGATATTGCAGACTCCCAGTTTAATTGCGAACGTCCTGCCCCAACGCCCAACGATAATCCTGCTCAGATTGCTTACCATAGAGTTCCATTAGCATCTGCTTAA